CCCTGCCACAGCGCCAGCGCCTCCAGCAACAGCGGCAACGCCGCGGGTGGGTTGGCGGGCGCAGCAACCGGGCCTGAGAATCGTCTCCCTCGGGCCGGCCATCGCGAGCACGCGCATCTCCCTCGGCCCAGGTGCAACGCCCATCCAGATCGAGCTCATCGGTCGATTCCTGCCCGAGCTCGAGGCCGCCACGATGACGGCTATCTCGGCTACGAGCGGGGCGACGCTCTCACGATGGCCAACTTCTCGAGCCGTGCTGTGCGTTACATTCTTCTTCTGCTCACGCCAGCGGGCCACTCGTGCCGCCGTCGTGCGGTGCCCCAGGCTGGTGCGGTAACGGCGCTGGGAGGCTTCCCGCGACATCCGCCGACAGGTTTCGCCGCAGAACAGCCTGCCGAAGTTGCAGGCCGGGCAAACGTCGAGCACGTTGTGGCACTCATCGCGAGAGCACTCCACCTGCTGAAGAACGACCACCGCTGCGAATGCAGAAAGCTGGCCGCAGCAAGGATGGCATGCGAAGGTAGCGCCGTCAAACGCGACCACCGCGACGACCCGAGGGCTCAGGTGATTGTCCGGGCCCTCTTACTTTCTTCCGCCGCGATCATCGCGATCCAATCCGGCACGGGCCAACTCGGCGGCAATCCGAGATTGGCCGGTTAGATCTCAAGAAGAATGTGAATCGAATCGTCGCGCGACCGCTCTTTTCACGCACGCGCTTCGGCAGAGCGCAGAGCTCGGAACCACGCCTCTCGCACACTTCGAACAAAGAGGTGTGCACGGACTGCCCTCGGTGGTCTCGGCAGCGGCAGCGTCATGGGCTCGCCTGCTCGCGCAGCAAAGCAGCGCGACCGAGCCCGAGCGGGGCACACGGTGCGCGTTGGGACCGCTGCTCCGGTGGCTGCTCCCAGGCGACGAGAGGCGACGCCCACGCGGGCATCAACTCGCCCTGCGCCGCGGGGGACTGGCTTCTATCTCTCTTCCTTGCGCCCCTCTCTCCGCCGCTGCCTTCGCCGACCGCGCGGTCCTCGGCGCTGACCTTCCAGCGCTCACAGACGCCTTCCCCCCCCGCGGCGACCCGCAGGCCGCGACAGCGGCCGAGGACCGACGCTTGGGGGGGAACGACCGCCACGAGGCCGCGACAGCGGCCGAGGGCCGGGCGAGGCGGGGGCACCTCGGCCGGACTCGAGCTGCGAATTTGTGCCTCGCTCCCCGGCCCTCCCCCGCGGCAGCGCAACTGATCGAAGGCGCGTCCCTTTTCCCAACCCGTCCGGCCCGACTACCAATCAGGGCGTCAGACCGGCGTGGGGCGTCAGTACGGGTTCCCGCGCGGCGTGGCGGCGACGGCGGTCGTCGCAGGTGGTGGCGGAGTGCCCCGAGCGGGGCGCTTGACTCCGAGCGCTCGGGCGGTCGCGCGCACCAGATCGACCTCCTCCAACGCGGCCGGTGCGGGCTCCGTGACCTCGACGACACGCTCCGGCGGACGCTGCTCCGGGTTCGCAACGGCCATCGGCGCCGCCGTCCGCGCTGCGGGCGTCGTTGGTCCCTTGCTCGTCGCGATCGCAACTCCAATCGCAAGACCAACCGCGGTTCCACCGATGGCACCCCCCACCATCAAACCGCCAGGCGCTGTGTGCCGCGTTAGAAACTGCCAGCAGCGCACTCCGACCGGAAATGCACTGGCAGGCAGGCGCGCGGCCGAAGGGACCTGGCTCAGCGAACGCCGAGACACGCGCTGGTCGGGCAGGCGATCCGTCGCGCGTCGTTTCTGCCCTCCGACCCGATCCGGATGGGAGAGCCGACGCGCGATCTGTTCGAGCTCTTCGGCGACTTCGAGCGCGGACTGCGTGCGTGCCTCGCGATCCTTCACCAGGCAGCTCTCGACCAAGCGCAGCAATTCCGAGTCGAGCCCGAGCGCCCGCGCGTCGAGCGGAGCGTGGGGCACCGACATGATCGACAGCATCAGCGCGTTGTAGTTCGCGGCGCGGAACGGGGGCATGCCTGCGAGGCATTCGTAGAGCAGCACACCGAGGGTCCACACGTCCGTGCGCGCATCCACATTTTCGGCCCCGCGGGCCTGTTCCGGGCTCATGTAGTGGGGCGAGCCGAGCACGGCGCCGTTGCCCGTGCGCACCTTGAGCTCGAGGCCCGGAGTCAGGATCTTGCTGACGCCGAAATCCAGGATCTTCGGCAGCGGCTCGCTGCCCTGGCTGTCGGTCGCGAGGAACACGTTGCCGGCTGACAGATCGCGGTGCACCACTCCCGCGCGGTGTGCGAGCTCGAGACCGCGGGCGATCTGCGATAGCGTCACGCAGGTCTCGAGGGGCCCGAGCTTGCCCGCGCGCGCCAGCCGCGACTCGAGGCTCTCACCCGCCAGCAGCTCCATCACCAGGTACGGCTGACCATCGGGCGCGATTCCAACATCGAACACGTCGACGATGCTCGGGTGCCGTACACGTCCTGCTGCCTTGGCCTCCTGGAAGAACCGGTCGACGGCCTCCGCGTTCCCCGCCAGCGCCGGCAGGATGAACTTCACGGCGAAATCACGCTGAGTCAGCAGATTGGTCGCCGCCCAAACTTCTGCCATGCCGCCCATTCCGAGGCGACGCACGAGCCGGTACTTGCCGGAGATCACCTGACCCGACTTCACACCTCGAATTTCAGCGGAGTCGGGCCGCCGCGGCCAACATCTCGGTGTCGGCCGCAGATGCGCTCAGGCAGCGAAGCTTCAAAGCTTCGAAGCTCTCACGCGCCGGGGGCTGTTGCGCCCGCGAGCTGCTGCTGTTGCTGCTGCAGGTACTGCGCCACGGCGCGCGAGCGCTCGATGGCAAACTGCTTCACCTCGCGGTTCGACGAACCGGCGAGGGCGTTG
This sequence is a window from Myxococcales bacterium. Protein-coding genes within it:
- a CDS encoding protein kinase, encoding MKSGQVISGKYRLVRRLGMGGMAEVWAATNLLTQRDFAVKFILPALAGNAEAVDRFFQEAKAAGRVRHPSIVDVFDVGIAPDGQPYLVMELLAGESLESRLARAGKLGPLETCVTLSQIARGLELAHRAGVVHRDLSAGNVFLATDSQGSEPLPKILDFGVSKILTPGLELKVRTGNGAVLGSPHYMSPEQARGAENVDARTDVWTLGVLLYECLAGMPPFRAANYNALMLSIMSVPHAPLDARALGLDSELLRLVESCLVKDREARTQSALEVAEELEQIARRLSHPDRVGGQKRRATDRLPDQRVSRRSLSQVPSAARLPASAFPVGVRCWQFLTRHTAPGGLMVGGAIGGTAVGLAIGVAIATSKGPTTPAARTAAPMAVANPEQRPPERVVEVTEPAPAALEEVDLVRATARALGVKRPARGTPPPPATTAVAATPRGNPY